CGGCAGAGAATTTAGCGGAGGCAATAACTGAGGATCTTAAAAGGTCGGGTCTAAAGGCTTTACACGTTCCCGGCTGGGATGTCCCTCCCCTTGACGTCTCTTCCCCCCTTTCACTTAGCCAGTACAGGCGTCTCAGAGCTCTCTACCGTCTTTTGACAGAAAATTTCAACGTTATCGTAGTTACGCCGGCCTCTCTCTTCCAGAAAGTCCCATCTCCAGATGTCCTAATTGAAAGGGTTATAGAGTTAAGGAAAGGTGAAGACGTAGATTACTCTTTACTTCCCTCCCGTCTTACCTCTTCTGGCTACATGAGAGTGGACAGCGAGCCGGAGGAAGGGGAGTTCTCTATAAGAGGAGATACCTTAGAGCTCGTTACCGTAGAGGGGGAGAGGGTTATTGTAGAGCTCTTTGGAGATACAGTTGAGAGGATACTCTTAAATGGGGAAGATGTTGACAGTTTTGCGATTATTCCCACCTTAGAGCTCCCTCAGGATAGGGAGAGGTTAAGTAAGATAGAAGAGCTTTATCCAGAAATTGTTGAAAAGCACCTTCTCCTTGGGGAGATAAGTGGGGCAGAAAAGTTACTTCCGGAGGTTGTTGAGCTTGTCCCATTAACGGAGTACACGGGGGAGCTCCCCTTTGTTACCGTTGAGCCAGACCAAGTAAGAACCGCTGGAGAGGCCTTTCTCTCTCAGGTAAAGGAAAACTACGAGATTTTAAAGAGGGAAGGAATTCCTTCCTCAAGGCCTGAGGATTTTGTCTGTGAGATAGAAATAAAATTCCTCTTTTCAATCTACGATAAGCCGATTAAGGATGGAATTGACTTTGGAGTTACACCTCTTCCCGATGTAAACGAGGAGAACGTAAAAGAGCTCTTTAAGTCCCTCCTTGGCTTTTCGGTGCGCTTTATCTATACAACCGAAACCTTAAGGAAAGAGGCTGAAAAGGTCGCCGAAAAGCTCGGACTCAAGGTCTCTTTTGAGAAAGGAATCTCCTCAGGGAGCTTTAAAGATACTGACGAAAAGTTGGCTTTCCTCTCAGAATCTGAGTTTACTCTTGAGGTAAGGCAGAAGGACGACATAACCACCTTAGAGCCCGGCACTCTCGTTGTCCATCGGGACTACGGGATAGGTATCTTCAGAGGGATTACGAGTAGGAATCTTGGCGGGAAAACTTACGACTTTATTGAGATTGAATACGCCGGAGGAGAGAGGCTCTACGCTCCCTTTACCCAGATTGACAGAATCTACAGGTATACAGGCTACAAGGGTAAATCTCCAAAGCTTGACAGGCTTGGTGGTACATCTTGGAAGAACCTTGAGAGGAAGATAAAGGCCTCCTTAGTCAAGTTTGCGAAAGAACTTGCGGAGCTCTACAAAGAAAGGAAGACGGCGAAAGGGGAGAAGTTAATAGGGGATGAGAACCTCATCAGAGAGTTTGAGAGGCGTTTCCCCTACAAGTTAACTCCCGACCAAGCTAAGGCCATAAGGGAAGTCTACAGGGATATGGAATCTGAAAAGCCTATGGACAGGCTCATATGTGGCGACGTTGGCTTTGGAAAGACAGAGGTTGCAATGAGGGCCGCCATGAAGGCGGTTTCTGCCGGCAAACAAGTAGCAGTTATTGCTCCAACTACAATATTGGTTGACCAGCATTACAGAACCTTCAAAAAGCGGTTCAAGGGATTTCCCGTTAACATAGAGATGATTTCCCGTTTTAAGACGAAGAAGGAGCAAAAGGAAATTCTTGAGAGGCTTAAGAAGGGAGAAATTGACATAATAATCGGTACCCACAGGCTCACTCAGGACGACGTAGAGTTTAAGGATTTAGGGCTTTTAATAATTGACGAGGAGCACAGGTTCGGCGTCAGGACGAAGGAAAAACTCACAAAGATGAAGAGTAACATTGACGTCCTCTACCTCTCAGCAACTCCCATTCCGAGAACCCTTTACTCTGCCCTTTCTGGGTTTAGGGACATCTCCCTTATAGAAACCCCTCCTGCTGGAAGGAGAGGGACAAAAGTCGTCGTTACAAAGTATTCAGACAAAATCTTAAGAACTGCCATAGAAAGGGAGCTTGAAAGGGGAGGACAGGTCTTTATTGTCCAGAACGACATAGATGAGCTTGAACCTTTAAAGGAAAAAGTAAAGGGAATGTTTCCCGAAGTTTCTGTTGAAATCGTTCACGGCCAGATGAAGGCTGATAAGATAGAGAGAATTATGCACAGCTTCTTTGAGGGGAAAGTTCAGGTTCTTGTAGCAACTTCCATTGTTGAGTCTGGACTTGACGTTCCGTCGGCTAACACGCTTGTCGTCATTGGGGCAGAAAGGTTTGGACTTTCTCAGCTCTATCAACTTAAAGGGAGAGTCGGAAGAGGTATAGAGAAGGGATACTGTTACCTTCTTACCTCTCCAAACGCAAAGCTTACATCTGAGGCCGTTAAAAGGCTTGAGGCTATGAAGAAGCTTTCTCCCCTTGGAGGAGGCTTCCAGCTTGCGCTGAAAGACCTTGAGATAAGGGGAGCTGGAACGCTCCTCGGGCCAAAGCAGAGCGGTTTTGTAAACACTGTAGGGCTTGACCTATACCTTAAGCTCTTTGAGGAAGTGGCAAAAGAAAAGGAGGAAGAGGACGTCAAGATTAGCATTCCTGTAGAGGCTTTCATTCCTGAGGATTACATAGAGGATACGAAAGAGAGGTTAAGGATTTACGGAGAGCTCTCTAAGGCCGAAGACCCGGAAGAGATAATGAAGGAGCTTAAGAAGGTTCACGGCTACTTACCTGACCCACTTGTAAACATGTTTAAGGTTATGAAGGTTAAAAAGCTAGCTAAGGAAATTGGTATAAAAGAAGTGAGCATGACACCTTCAGGGAAAGCAATAGTTACTTTTGGTGATGAGCCGACCCTTTCTCCGGAAAGGCTTGTTGAGTTTGTGAAGGAGAAGGGAGCTACGTTTACTCCCGACAGGAAACTCTATGTTGATGCAGAGAGCTTGGATGGACTTCTTAAAATCCTTGAGGAGTTAAATCAAACTGTTTAAGAGAGGGAAAAGCGATGAGGAGAGCTCTTTCAGTTTCATTGGCGCTACTTCTATCCTTAGCCGTTCCGTCAGTTTCTTTGGCAGGTCAGGAAGTAAAGGTCCAGAGTGTAAAGGTTGACAAGAAGACCAAGAGGGAGTTCTTTAGGGCTCTAAGGAAGGGAGACTTAGAGAAAGTAAAGGAGCTCATTAATAGTGGTGTTCCTGTTGATATTAGGAACAAATTTGGACAGACACCGCTATTTTACGCTGCCGACTCAGACAACATTGAGCTTGCTAAGTTCCTAATTGAGCGCGGCGCAAATATAGAGGCTAAGGACTACTACGGTTTAACGCCCCTTCATCAGGCTGTGATAAGGGGAAGTTACAGGGTTACAAAGCTCCTGATAGATAAGGGAGCAGATATTGAAGCAACAGATAACTACGGCTATACACCTTTACACTTAGCGGCTATATACAACAGGGTAAAAACAGCAAAGCTCCTTATAAAGAAGGGAGCTAAAGTTAATGCGAAAGACAGCTTTGGGAACACCCCACTCCACTACTGCGCTACCACAAAGGGAACCTACTCTGTAGCAAAGGTACTGCTTGAAAACGGGGCAGATCCGAACATAAAGAACAATAGAGGTAAAACTCCTCTTGAGCTGGCCAATGAAACAAAAAACTTCCGAATTTCAAGGTTAATTATCAAGTATGTACAGAAAAAAGGGGGAAGTAGCTCGTGAGTCTCCTTTCGTGGGTGTGGTGTTTCTTAACAATTTCTTAACAAATTTCCCCTAAACTTAAACCCAGTACGCCACACCCACGCAGGGAGGAAAGAAGTATGAGAAAGAAACTAATGTCTCTCGGGTTTATTTTCCTCGGGGGACTTTTCTGTACTTCAAACGTGGAAGCAAAGGAGGTAACAATACTTATTAACGGCGTTCCTGTGAAGGAGCTCTACGTAGATAGCGAAGGAAGACTTTACATTACGCCCGGAGCTGGCAGGAAACCTGTAAAGATAGAAGTTCCTGCTGTTGAAGGTGAGCCTGTAGTTTCCAAGAGCAAAAAGATAAAAATTGGTGGAAAGGCCTATATCCACTGGGATTACAACATGGCTGGTGAGGAGGAATCAAACGCCTTTAAAATTACAAGGAACTACCTTGAAATTCGTGGTTACTTTAACGACAGAGATTACTTCAGAACAACCTTAGATGTTAAGCAAACAGATAGCGTGGATGGAGGTTCATACGTTGCAAGGTTAAAGTACGCTTACGTTTACTTCCATGACGTTCTTCCCTATACAGGCGTTGAGCTTGGTATGGCTCATAGGCCTTGGATTGACTGGGAAGAGCACCATGGATGGCTCCATAGGGATGTTGAAAAGACGTTTATAGAGAGTAAAGGCGGAGCTCATCTTATGAACTCTGCGGACTTGGGAGTAAACTTTAAGGGCAAGTATGGGATAGCTTCATGGGAAGTAGCTATCTTCAACGGTGAAGGTTATCATGACGTTGAGGATAGTGACCACTTCGGTAAGTCCTTAGAAGGAAGGCTTTCTCTAAACCTCCTTGACGGGTTTACTTTCTCTTTCCATACAACCCACTCCTTTGACCATAAAGGTGAAAACTACGACAGGCACATCTATCAAGTTCACGCCGTTTATAACAATCCTTACTTCTTAGTTGCTGGACAGTATGTTTGGAACAACATTGACAGCTACAGTGGAGAGGATAAAGATCAAAAGGGTTACTCCATTAATGGGGATATCAAACTTAAACCTGTCGTGGGGTATCCGTTAGGCGTCCTTGCAAGGTATGACCATTGGGATCCAAATGATAAAGTCTCGGATGACGAAAGGGAGCAGTTCATTTACGGCGTTTTCTACCATCTCAATAAACACGTGAAGTTTTCGCTTGTCCATGAGAGAATCGTAGACGAGGGAGAGGAAGTTGGAGATAAAAGCACACTTATGGCTGTAGCGAGAATCAAGTGGTAGAGTGTAGAATCTGCAGACGAGGGAACTTAAATAATATCTTAAGAGGAGGTTCTATGAGGTTTGAAGCAAAGAAGTTAGTAGCTCTTACTCTTCCAGCTGTAGTTGTTTTGTTCGGTTGTTTTGGAGGCGAGAAGAAGGAGGAAGCTCAACAGGAAACTAAGAAACAGGTTAGGGTTGCCATCAATGGGGCAGGAGCGACTTTTCCATACCCTGTTTACGTTAACTGGGCTAAGGAGTATAAGAAGGAAACGGGTGTTAGGGTTAACTATCAAGGTATAGGTTCTGGCGGTGGAATCAGGCAAGTTACGGAGAGAACCGTTGATTTTGGCGGTTCTGATAAGATGCTCTCCCCAAAGGAGCTTGAAAAGAGAAAACTTTACCAGTTCCCGGCTGTTATCGGTTCAATAGTTGTTGTCTACAACCTTCCCGGCATTGGAGATGGTGAACTTAAACTTTCAAACAGGGCAGCTTGCGATCTGTTTATGGGTAAGGTTAAGTACTGGGATGATCCGGAGATAAAAAAGGATAACCCGGGTATTAAGCTACCTCACCAGAGGGTAACCGTTGTCCACAGGTCTGAAGGTTCTGGAACGACATGGAACTTTACCTACTGGCTCAGCCAAGTTTGTTCTGAGTGGAAAGAGAAGGTCGGTTACGGAAAAGTTGTTAACTGGCCTACTGGAATTGGTGCTAAAGGGAACGCTGGAGTTACGAACTACGTAAGGCAGACGCCGGGAGCTCTCGGCTATGTTGAGTACGCTTATAAGCTCCAGAACGGTCTTTCTGCTGCCCAGCTCCAGACTGCAGAAGGGAACTTTGTAAAGCCAACGGAAGAGACCTTTAAGGCTGCTGCATCTCACGCCAAGTGGAGTAAAGACAGCCACTTCTACTTAGAGGGCAATCTCTTACTGCAGCCCGGAAAAGAAAGCTGGCCTCTGACAGCTACGACTGTGATACTCCTGCCGAAGGAGAAGAAGGAGAGGAACAAGCTTGTTGTTGACTTCTTTGACTGGGCCTTTAAGAAGGGAGATGCGATTGCAGTGAAGCTTGGTTACGTTCCCCTTCCCGAGAACGTAAAGCAGGAGATAAGGGACTACTGGAAAGAAGTTGTTCTAAAGTAATGAGTTTAAAAGGGGGAGGATTTAACCTCCCCCTTTTCTTTTTTAAAGAAAGGTTAGTGCCTAAAGTGTCTGATGCCGGTAAAGACCATGGCCATTCCGTGCTCGTTGGCGGCTTGGATTACTTCACCGTCCCTTATAGAACCACCCGGCTGGATGATTGCAGTCACACCTACCTTGGCTGCCTCGTCAACGCTATCCCTAAATGGGAAGAAAGCTTCGGAAGCTAAGACAGAACCTTGTAGGTCTAATCCCATCATCTTGGCCTTTTCTGCTGCACAGCGGGCAGAGTCTACCCTTGAAGTCTGCCCAACGCCGATTCCGACTGCAACGCCGTCCTTTGCGTAGACGACAGAGTTGGACTTAACCCACTTAACGACTTTAAAGGCGAAGAGAAGGTCTTTCCACTCCCTTTCTGTTGGCTCTCTATCCGTTACGACTTTTAGCTTTTCCGGGTCAACTGTTATGAGGTCTCTATCCTGAACTAAGAGACCGCCAGTTATTCTTCTATACTCAAATGGAGAATCAACTCCTCTCCTTTCAAGTCCGTCAAGCCCGTTCGTTGTTAAAACTCTGAGGTTTTTCTTTGTTCTCAGTATTTCAAGGGCCTCTTCATCGTAGTCGGGAGCAATGATGCACTCGTAGAACCTTTCGGTTATGAGCCTTGCTACTTCTGGAGTTACTTTTGCGTTGAAGGCAATTATTCCACCAAAAGCAGAAACTGGGTCAACTTTTAGTGCTTTCTCGTAGGCCTCTTCTGGCGTTTTACCGAGTGCCATTCCGCAGGGGTTTGCGTGCTTTATGATCGCGCAGGCGATACCATCAGTTTGTGGGTCAAACTCTGTAACTAAGCCAAAGCTAGCGTCAAGGTCGTAGATGTTGTTAAAGGAGAGTTCCTTTTCACCGTGCAGTTTCTCTGCCCTTGCAACGCAGGGTTCTTTAATAAAGACCTCTTTGTAGAAAGCTCCTCTCTGGTGGGGGTTTTCTCCGTATCTAAGGTCAGAAACCTTCTCAAAGGTTATCGTTAGAGGATTTCTCATCTCCCTGCAGTTAACAGGATTTCCTTCTTCATCTATTGAGTAGAGGAACTCAGCTATTAGGGCGTCGTAGTGGGCTGTCAGGTTAAAGGCCTTCCTTGCAAGGTAGAAGCGGGTTTTAAGGGAAATTTCACCGGTTTCTTTCAGTTCCTTAATTACGCGCTCATAATCACTTGGGTCTGTTACGATTGCAACGTGGGCGTAGTTCTTTGCAGCAGCCCTTACCATTGTAGGGCCGCCGATGTCTATGTTTTCAATGATTTCCTCTAAGGAAGCGCCTTTCTTGACAGTTTCCTTGAACGGGTAAAGGTTAACGACGACCATGTCTATTCTTTCTATTCCGAGCCTCTCCATCGCTTTTAGGTGCTCTTCTTTGTCCCTTCTTGCAAGGATTCCGCCGTGGACTTTTGGATGGAGGGTTTTTACTCTTCCCTCCATTATTTCTGGGAATCCCGTAAGGTCGGAGATTTCTCTAACAGAGATTCCGGCTTCCTTTAAAAGCCTTGCCGTTCCACCGGTTGAGATGATTTCAACGCCAAGGTTGGAGAGCTCCCTCGCAAAATCCACTATTCCTGTCTTATCAGAAACGGAGATTAGAGCTCTAACCGGTCTCATAACACCTCCTAATAATTGGCTTGGCGGGTGGGATTCTACCATTTGTAGTAGAATTTGGCAGAAATTCAGGACGAAGGCTTGCTATGCTTAGATGGGCTGAGGTTTACCTTAATAGGCTCCTGTCAAACTATCGCGTCATCAAAAAGCTTTCAGGTAAAAAGAAGATATTTGCCGTCGTCAAGGCAAACGCCTACGGCCACGGAAGCGTTCCAGTTGCCAAGTTTTTAGAGGAAAACACAGACGTTCACGGCTTTGCTGTTGCAACCTATGAAGAGGGGGCAGAGCTCCGAGAGGCCGGAATAAAGCGTGAAATCCTCGTTATGGCCTCTATGCTCCCTGAAGGGATTCACCTTTTAAAGGATTACAGTCTTACTCCAGTTGTTTACGACTTTGAGGAGCTCTCCCTTATAAGGGAGCTCTCCCTCCCTTTCCACGTTAAGGTTGATACCGGAATGGGAAGGCTCGGCTTTTTGGAAAGGGATTGGGATAGGTTACTAAGTGAGCTCTACAACTTGCCCGTTGCAGGCGTTATGAGCCACTTTTCTTCTGCTGACAGTGATGAAGAGTTTACGCGCTACCAGTTTTTAAAGTTTAAAGAGTTTGTAGAGAAGCTTAAAAAGTTCAAACCTGACGTAGCCGTTCACGTTGATAACAGTGCCGCGATTCCAAAAAAGTTTGACTCCCTACTTACCCACTGCCGAGTAGGTCTTGCTCTTTACGGTTCAAAGCCTTACAGGGGTTATGAAGCAGAGCTCTTGCAGGTTATGGAGGTAAAGGCGAAAGTCATAAGCGTTAAGGAGCTCCCTCCTGACTTTCCGATTTCCTACTCAAAAACTTACAGGACGAAAAATAAGGAAAAGGTTGCAGTCATAGCCTTTGGCTACGCCGACGGCCTTTTAAGGAGTCTTTCAAACAGAGGCTCTGTTCTAATCAACGGGAAGCGCTGTCCCATAAGAGGGAGAATCTGTATGGACATGACTGTCGTTTCGGTTGAAGGTGTTCCCGTTAAAAAGGGAGATACTGCCGTAGTTAGCGGGAAAGAGATTACCTTTGACGAGATAGCCGAGCTTGCCGGAACGATCCCCTATGAGGTTATGTGCGATATAAGTCCAAGGGTTAAGAGGATTTATAGGTATGAGGAAGTTTAGGGTATTCGTGTTCTCGGTTTCTCCTTTAGAGAAGGAGCTTTTGGAAGAGGAGCTCTTCTCTCTTGGCTGTCTTGGGATAGAGGAGATTAGTGAAAAGGAGTTTAAGGCCTACTTCCCAGACGAGGTTTCCTTACCGAAGGAGATAGAAGAGAAAGCCGTAAATAGTTACATCCTTGAGGATAGGAACTGGAATGAAGAGTGGAAGAAGTACTTTAAGCCCGTAAAGGTGAGTGAGAGGATTTTTGTTGTTCCCTCTTGGATGAAGGATGAATTTCAGATTCCAGAAGGTGCAATTGTCATTTACATCTACCCGGGAAAGGCCTTTGGGACGGGAACTCACGAGACGACAAAGCTATCAATGAGGCTCATTGAGGAAGTTCTAAAGCCGGGCGATTCTTTCTTAGACGTTGGAATTGGAAGTGGAATTCTTTCAATCCTTGCTAAAAAGCTTGGAGCAACAAGGGTTGTAGGTTGCGATGTTGAGGATGTAAAGGAGGAAGTTGAGTTTAACAGCTCACTGAACGGGGTTTCCGGAATAGAGGTAGTTCTTGGAAGCGTAGATAAAGTTGACGGGAATTTTGACGTTGTAGTCGCCAATATAGAGAAACACCTTCTTGAACCTCTTTTGCCTTTTATTAAGGAGAGAGCTCTCGGCTGGATTGTCCTTTCAGGAATTTTAAAGAGTCAGAGGGAAGATTTCCTTAACTTCTTGAAATCCTTAGGTCTAAAAGTAGTGAAAGAGCTGGAGGAAAGAGAATGGAAAGCATTCCTGTGCAGAAAGTAGACCTTCACACCCATTCCACCGCCTCAGATGGCTCTTTTTCTCCGTCTAAGATAGTTGAAGAGGCAAAAAAGAGAGGGATTTCTCTCCTATCCCTTACAGACCACGATACGACTAACGGAATCTCTGAGGCAATAAGTAAGGGAAAAGAGCTCGGCGTTAACGTTATTCCGGGAATAGAGGTAACTGCCGATACTTCCTTTTTGGGTAAAGGAAAAAAGAGGAAAGAGTTTCACATCCTTGGTTACTACTTTGACCCGGAAGCTAAGGCCATAAAAGAGCTCACGGAGTTTTTCCATAAATCGCGGGTAAAGCGAAATGAGGAGCTCCTTTCCCGCCTTGAGGAGCTCGGCTACGATATCTCTTACTCTGAAATGGTCAAAAGGTACGGAACAAACTTTGGAAAGCCAAACATAGCAAAGGTCTTAATTGAAAAGGGCTACTTTAAGGAGAGGGAAGAGGCGATAGACTTCCTTTCCTCTCTAAGGGTCAGGCGGGAAAAGATGGACTATAGGGAAATTACAAGGCTCATAAAAGAGGCCGGCGGAATAGCCGTGATAGCTCACCCTGTAACCCTCGGACTTTCTTATAAGGAGCTTTTCTGCTTTTTAAAGAAGGCAAAAGAGGAGGGTATCTCGGGTATTGAAGTTTACCACTACAAGCACAGGCCGGAGGACGTTGTTGTATTTAAAGAGATGAGCGAGGAGCTGAAACTTGTCTACACCGGAGGTTCAGACTTTCACGGCGAAAACAAACCCTGCATAGAGCTCGGCTTTTTAAATATAACGGTTGAAGATATTAACTTTCCTGTTCCTTCCCTGACTTCTTAATAGGGGAAGGTCTTTCTATGGGAGCTTTCTGTATAGCCGTAGGAACTCTTTTCCTTTGTGCTGATATTTATAGAGTTCCTTGAATCCAAGCTCTCTGTACAGAGAGAGCAACTTTTTCGATTTTTCCGGCTCTGCAATGTCCAGAATTACTATCTTACCACCTACAATTTTTGAGGCTTCTTCTATTTTTGCTAAAGCTACTTTAACTAAATAACCTTTTAATTTTTCTACTTGGGGGATTTTTCCTACTTGTCCTATTAAATATACAGCTATTTGCTTGTTTTGTTCACCTAGGGGAAAGCCTTTAAGTAAGTCATTAAGGACTTCCTCCAATTTTTCTTTTGAGACTAAGGATTCTATAGCTCTTAGGATTTTTTCATCCAAGTGAATGGCCTTTAATGCAATTGTAAAGTATGCCAGAACCTTTGGTTTTTCCTCCAGTTTACCCAGCCAAATGTATGTCCTAGCTAAGCCTGTTTTTTCAAATTTCACTGCGTTTTGGTAGAGGAATCTTTCAACATCTTCATTGGAAGGACAGGTGAAGGTTTTGAGTAACTTCTTGAGTTGGTTTTTGGAAGGAATAGTATTCATTAGCTCAGAGAGGGAAACTAAGCGGGCAGATGAGAGGGGAATCATAGCCCTTTAAGGAATTTGTCTATGTTGTTAAGGAGTTCTTTTCCGGCTTTTTCTTGACTTTCAAGCAATTCCTTTTCTTCTGGAGTAAGTGGGACAGGTTCTCCCGGTTCTTTAAGGACTTTTAAAATCTTCAAAGCCGTTGCTTCATCTTTTATCTCAAAGCCTGCAAAGAAGCTGATTGTTGCCACCGTTTACCCCTTTGAACAGGTTTAGGTTTATTATATATCCACCTGCATAGCGCAGGCAACTGCATAGTGTGAGGGTGTTTTCCCGTATCCCACGGGGTTGGAGTTCGTATACAGTACACGGCATAAGCCGTTGTGTAGTATAATCAGAATTAGCGATGACCAAACCTATGGTCTTTGAACAAATGAATAAACCGAGTATGATACCAATAAATGGTTCATCTACCTTATGGTAGATGCAGGGAGGGGACTGGTAGTGGTGTCGCTCACCTTACGAGCGGTAGGGCTGGAACAACCAAAACTTACGCCCGTGGAGAGTGCGGTTATACTTGTTGAGGAAGATATTGGGAGGAGGATATGCGGTTTTTCTTAGTACTCATGCTTTTACTACTTCAGTCTTTAGCTTTCGCAGCAGACGAAGAGTGGTACGGCTTTTTCACCATAGACGATTTGCCTCAGTCTTTTTCCATATCTCAAAGTTGTTTCATAACCCGACTGGGAGGAATGGTTGCTACCACAATCACTTTTAGATATCCTGAACTTAATGCTCCTTTAGACAACTGCAAGGAGTGCTATCTTAACTCTTTTGATGAAGTAATAGAGGATTGTCTAAACAGGTTAAAGAAAATAGCTTTGTCTGGTGGATTCAATGCTGTTTTTGGTGTAAGGGTACATGTCGTCTCCCACTTGGATACATTTCAAGGGGCTGTAGTCAATGGAA
The sequence above is a segment of the Phorcysia thermohydrogeniphila genome. Coding sequences within it:
- the pstS gene encoding phosphate ABC transporter substrate-binding protein PstS, whose product is MRFEAKKLVALTLPAVVVLFGCFGGEKKEEAQQETKKQVRVAINGAGATFPYPVYVNWAKEYKKETGVRVNYQGIGSGGGIRQVTERTVDFGGSDKMLSPKELEKRKLYQFPAVIGSIVVVYNLPGIGDGELKLSNRAACDLFMGKVKYWDDPEIKKDNPGIKLPHQRVTVVHRSEGSGTTWNFTYWLSQVCSEWKEKVGYGKVVNWPTGIGAKGNAGVTNYVRQTPGALGYVEYAYKLQNGLSAAQLQTAEGNFVKPTEETFKAAASHAKWSKDSHFYLEGNLLLQPGKESWPLTATTVILLPKEKKERNKLVVDFFDWAFKKGDAIAVKLGYVPLPENVKQEIRDYWKEVVLK
- the mfd gene encoding transcription-repair coupling factor; the encoded protein is MNERSFRLLSGKIKSREEAAVYGLPGASKALLLKKVVPLIGTFFLVVPAENLAEAITEDLKRSGLKALHVPGWDVPPLDVSSPLSLSQYRRLRALYRLLTENFNVIVVTPASLFQKVPSPDVLIERVIELRKGEDVDYSLLPSRLTSSGYMRVDSEPEEGEFSIRGDTLELVTVEGERVIVELFGDTVERILLNGEDVDSFAIIPTLELPQDRERLSKIEELYPEIVEKHLLLGEISGAEKLLPEVVELVPLTEYTGELPFVTVEPDQVRTAGEAFLSQVKENYEILKREGIPSSRPEDFVCEIEIKFLFSIYDKPIKDGIDFGVTPLPDVNEENVKELFKSLLGFSVRFIYTTETLRKEAEKVAEKLGLKVSFEKGISSGSFKDTDEKLAFLSESEFTLEVRQKDDITTLEPGTLVVHRDYGIGIFRGITSRNLGGKTYDFIEIEYAGGERLYAPFTQIDRIYRYTGYKGKSPKLDRLGGTSWKNLERKIKASLVKFAKELAELYKERKTAKGEKLIGDENLIREFERRFPYKLTPDQAKAIREVYRDMESEKPMDRLICGDVGFGKTEVAMRAAMKAVSAGKQVAVIAPTTILVDQHYRTFKKRFKGFPVNIEMISRFKTKKEQKEILERLKKGEIDIIIGTHRLTQDDVEFKDLGLLIIDEEHRFGVRTKEKLTKMKSNIDVLYLSATPIPRTLYSALSGFRDISLIETPPAGRRGTKVVVTKYSDKILRTAIERELERGGQVFIVQNDIDELEPLKEKVKGMFPEVSVEIVHGQMKADKIERIMHSFFEGKVQVLVATSIVESGLDVPSANTLVVIGAERFGLSQLYQLKGRVGRGIEKGYCYLLTSPNAKLTSEAVKRLEAMKKLSPLGGGFQLALKDLEIRGAGTLLGPKQSGFVNTVGLDLYLKLFEEVAKEKEEEDVKISIPVEAFIPEDYIEDTKERLRIYGELSKAEDPEEIMKELKKVHGYLPDPLVNMFKVMKVKKLAKEIGIKEVSMTPSGKAIVTFGDEPTLSPERLVEFVKEKGATFTPDRKLYVDAESLDGLLKILEELNQTV
- a CDS encoding ankyrin repeat domain-containing protein, whose translation is MRRALSVSLALLLSLAVPSVSLAGQEVKVQSVKVDKKTKREFFRALRKGDLEKVKELINSGVPVDIRNKFGQTPLFYAADSDNIELAKFLIERGANIEAKDYYGLTPLHQAVIRGSYRVTKLLIDKGADIEATDNYGYTPLHLAAIYNRVKTAKLLIKKGAKVNAKDSFGNTPLHYCATTKGTYSVAKVLLENGADPNIKNNRGKTPLELANETKNFRISRLIIKYVQKKGGSSS
- the alr gene encoding alanine racemase, whose protein sequence is MLRWAEVYLNRLLSNYRVIKKLSGKKKIFAVVKANAYGHGSVPVAKFLEENTDVHGFAVATYEEGAELREAGIKREILVMASMLPEGIHLLKDYSLTPVVYDFEELSLIRELSLPFHVKVDTGMGRLGFLERDWDRLLSELYNLPVAGVMSHFSSADSDEEFTRYQFLKFKEFVEKLKKFKPDVAVHVDNSAAIPKKFDSLLTHCRVGLALYGSKPYRGYEAELLQVMEVKAKVISVKELPPDFPISYSKTYRTKNKEKVAVIAFGYADGLLRSLSNRGSVLINGKRCPIRGRICMDMTVVSVEGVPVKKGDTAVVSGKEITFDEIAELAGTIPYEVMCDISPRVKRIYRYEEV
- a CDS encoding 50S ribosomal protein L11 methyltransferase, translated to MRKFRVFVFSVSPLEKELLEEELFSLGCLGIEEISEKEFKAYFPDEVSLPKEIEEKAVNSYILEDRNWNEEWKKYFKPVKVSERIFVVPSWMKDEFQIPEGAIVIYIYPGKAFGTGTHETTKLSMRLIEEVLKPGDSFLDVGIGSGILSILAKKLGATRVVGCDVEDVKEEVEFNSSLNGVSGIEVVLGSVDKVDGNFDVVVANIEKHLLEPLLPFIKERALGWIVLSGILKSQREDFLNFLKSLGLKVVKELEEREWKAFLCRK
- the purH gene encoding bifunctional phosphoribosylaminoimidazolecarboxamide formyltransferase/IMP cyclohydrolase — translated: MRPVRALISVSDKTGIVDFARELSNLGVEIISTGGTARLLKEAGISVREISDLTGFPEIMEGRVKTLHPKVHGGILARRDKEEHLKAMERLGIERIDMVVVNLYPFKETVKKGASLEEIIENIDIGGPTMVRAAAKNYAHVAIVTDPSDYERVIKELKETGEISLKTRFYLARKAFNLTAHYDALIAEFLYSIDEEGNPVNCREMRNPLTITFEKVSDLRYGENPHQRGAFYKEVFIKEPCVARAEKLHGEKELSFNNIYDLDASFGLVTEFDPQTDGIACAIIKHANPCGMALGKTPEEAYEKALKVDPVSAFGGIIAFNAKVTPEVARLITERFYECIIAPDYDEEALEILRTKKNLRVLTTNGLDGLERRGVDSPFEYRRITGGLLVQDRDLITVDPEKLKVVTDREPTEREWKDLLFAFKVVKWVKSNSVVYAKDGVAVGIGVGQTSRVDSARCAAEKAKMMGLDLQGSVLASEAFFPFRDSVDEAAKVGVTAIIQPGGSIRDGEVIQAANEHGMAMVFTGIRHFRH
- a CDS encoding PHP domain-containing protein; this translates as MESIPVQKVDLHTHSTASDGSFSPSKIVEEAKKRGISLLSLTDHDTTNGISEAISKGKELGVNVIPGIEVTADTSFLGKGKKRKEFHILGYYFDPEAKAIKELTEFFHKSRVKRNEELLSRLEELGYDISYSEMVKRYGTNFGKPNIAKVLIEKGYFKEREEAIDFLSSLRVRREKMDYREITRLIKEAGGIAVIAHPVTLGLSYKELFCFLKKAKEEGISGIEVYHYKHRPEDVVVFKEMSEELKLVYTGGSDFHGENKPCIELGFLNITVEDINFPVPSLTS